In one Rhinopithecus roxellana isolate Shanxi Qingling chromosome 1, ASM756505v1, whole genome shotgun sequence genomic region, the following are encoded:
- the HRH1 gene encoding histamine H1 receptor, which yields MPMTLPNSSYLLEDKMCEGNKTTMASPQLMPLVVVLSTISLVTVGLNLLVLYAVRSERKLHTVGNLYIVSLSVADLIVGAVVMPMNILYLLTSKWLLGRPLCLFWLSMDYVASTASIFSVFILCIDRYRSVQQPLRYLKYRTKTRASATILGAWFLSFLWVIPILGWNHFKQQTSVRREDKCETDFYDVTWFKVMTAIINFYLPTLLMLWFYAKIYKAVRQHCQHRELINGSLPSFSEIKLRPENFKGGAKKPGKESPWEVLKRKPKDAGGGSVLKSPSQTPKEMKSPVVFSQEDDGEVDKLHCFPLDIVQMQTAAEGSSRDYVAVNQSHGQLKTDEQGLNTHEASEMPEDQTLGDSQSFSRTDSDTITETAPGKGKLRSGSNTGLDYIKFTWKRLRSHSRQYVSGLHMNRERKAAKQLGFIMAAFILCWIPYFIFFMVIAFCKSCCNEHLHMFTIWLGYINSTLNPLIYPLCNENFKKTFKRILHIRS from the coding sequence ATGCCAATGACCCTCCCCAATTCCTCCTACCTCCTAGAAGACAAGATGTGTGAGGGGAACAAGACCACTATGGCCAGCCCCCAGCTGATGCCACTGGTGGTGGTCCTGAGCACTATCTCCTTGGTCACAGTGGGGCTCAACCTGCTGGTGCTGTATGCTGTACGGAGTGAGCGGAAGCTCCACACCGTGGGGAACCTGTACATCGTCAGCCTCTCGGTGGCAGACCTGATCGTGGGTGCTGTCGTCATGCCTATGAACATCCTCTACCTGCTCACGTCCAAGTGGTTACTGGGCCGTCCTCTCTGCCTCTTTTGGCTTTCCATGGACTACGTGGCCAGCACAGCGTCCATTTTCAGTGTCTTCATCCTGTGCATTGATCGCTACCGCTCTGTCCAGCAGCCCCTCAGGTACCTTAAGTATCGTACCAAGACCCGAGCCTCGGCCACCATTTTGGGGGCctggtttctctcttttctgtggGTTATTCCCATTCTAGGCTGGAATCACTTCAAGCAGCAGACCTCGGTGCGCCGAGAGGACAAGTGTGAGACAGATTTCTATGATGTCACCTGGTTCAAGGTCATGACTGCCATCATCAACTTCTACCTGCCCACCTTGCTCATGCTCTGGTTCTATGCCAAGATCTACAAGGCCGTACGACAACACTGCCAGCACCGGGAGCTCATCAATggatccctcccttccttctcagaAATtaagctgaggccagagaactTCAAGGGGGGTGCCAAGAAACCAGGGAAGGAGTCTCCCTGGGAGGTTCTTAAAAGGAAGCCAAAAGATGCTGGTGGTGGATCTGTCTTGAAGTCACCATCCCAAACCCCCAAGGAGATGAAATCCCCAGTTGTCTTCAGCCAAGAGGATGATGGAGAAGTAGACAAACTCCACTGCTTTCCACTTGATATTGTGCAGATGCAGACTGCGGCAGAggggagtagcagggactatgtAGCCGTCAACCAGAGCCATGGCCAGCTCAAGACAGATGAGCAGGGCCTGAACACACATGAGGCCAGCGAGATGCCAGAGGATCAGACGTTAGGTGATAGCCAATCTTTCTCTCGAACAGATTCAGATACCATCACAGAGACAGCACCAGGCAAAGGCAAATTGAGGAGTGGGTCTAACACAGGCCTGGATTACATCAAGTTTACTTGGAAGAGGCTCCGCTCACATTCGAGACAGTATGTATCTGGGTTGCACATGAACCGCGAAAGGAAGGCCGCCAAACAGTTGGGTTTTATCATGGCAGCCTTCATCCTCTGCTGGATCCCTTACTTCATCTTCTTCATGGTCATTGCCTTCTGCAAGAGCTGTTGCAATGAACATCTGCACATGTTCACCATCTGGCTGGGCTATATCAACTCCACGCTGAATCCCCTCATCTACCCCTTGTGCAATGAGAACTTCAAGAAGACGTTCAAGAGAATTCTGCATATTCGCTCCTAG